In one window of Mesorhizobium sp. B2-1-1 DNA:
- a CDS encoding M20/M25/M40 family metallo-hydrolase, producing MSISPVLDRLDKNLDHSLERLFGLLRIRSISTDPAYAADCRKAAEWLVEELKVIGFDASVRDTPGHPMVVAHHDGPAGSPHVLFYGHYDVQPVDPIELWENDPFAPAVKEIEPGHKVITGRGSADDKGQLMTFVEACRAWKQVHGNLPCRITILFEGEEESGSPSLKPFLEANADELKADFALVCDTSMWDRDTPSICVGLRGLVGEEITVKAADRDLHSGLYGGAAANPIRILAKVLADIHDKDGHITIPGFYDGVEETPSQILKSWETLGETAETFLGPVGLSIPSGEKGRSLLELTWARPTAEFNGITGGYTGKGFKTVIAAQASAKVSFRLVHKQDPKKIRAAFQQFVKERIPADCSVEFHPHGGSPAIQLSYDSPFLAKAKTALSDEWPKPAVTIGSGGSIPVVGDFQTYLGMESLLVGFGLDDDRIHSPNEKYELSSFHKGQRSWARILDALTR from the coding sequence ATGTCAATTTCCCCCGTTCTCGACCGTCTCGACAAGAATCTCGACCACAGCCTGGAGCGCCTCTTCGGTCTGCTCCGGATCAGGTCAATCTCCACCGATCCGGCCTATGCCGCCGATTGCCGCAAGGCGGCTGAATGGCTGGTGGAAGAACTCAAGGTGATCGGCTTCGACGCCAGCGTCCGCGACACGCCCGGCCACCCGATGGTGGTTGCGCATCATGATGGGCCGGCCGGTTCACCGCATGTGCTGTTCTATGGCCACTATGACGTACAGCCGGTCGATCCGATCGAGCTTTGGGAAAACGACCCGTTCGCGCCGGCGGTCAAGGAGATCGAGCCCGGCCACAAGGTGATCACCGGGCGCGGCTCGGCCGACGACAAGGGTCAGTTGATGACCTTCGTCGAGGCTTGCCGGGCCTGGAAGCAGGTGCATGGCAATCTGCCGTGCCGCATCACCATCCTGTTCGAGGGCGAGGAGGAGTCAGGCTCGCCGTCGCTGAAGCCCTTCCTCGAAGCCAATGCCGATGAACTCAAGGCTGATTTCGCGCTGGTCTGCGATACCAGCATGTGGGACCGCGACACGCCGTCGATCTGCGTGGGGCTGCGCGGGCTGGTCGGCGAGGAGATCACCGTGAAGGCCGCCGACCGCGACCTGCATTCGGGCCTCTATGGCGGCGCCGCCGCCAACCCGATCCGCATCCTGGCCAAGGTGCTGGCCGACATTCACGACAAGGACGGCCATATCACCATCCCGGGCTTCTATGACGGCGTCGAGGAAACGCCGTCGCAGATCCTGAAATCATGGGAAACGCTGGGCGAAACGGCCGAGACGTTCCTTGGCCCTGTCGGCCTTTCGATCCCGTCGGGCGAAAAGGGCCGTTCGCTGCTGGAACTCACCTGGGCACGGCCGACGGCCGAGTTCAACGGCATCACCGGCGGCTACACCGGCAAGGGCTTCAAGACGGTGATCGCGGCGCAGGCCTCGGCGAAAGTATCTTTCCGCCTCGTCCACAAGCAGGATCCCAAGAAGATCCGCGCCGCCTTCCAGCAATTCGTCAAGGAGCGCATTCCGGCCGACTGTTCGGTGGAGTTCCACCCGCATGGTGGCTCGCCGGCGATCCAGCTTTCCTACGACTCGCCGTTCCTGGCCAAGGCCAAGACGGCGCTGTCGGACGAATGGCCGAAGCCGGCGGTGACGATCGGCAGCGGCGGCTCGATCCCCGTGGTCGGCGATTTCCAGACCTATCTCGGCATGGAATCGCTGCTGGTCGGTTTCGGCCTCGACGACGACCGCATCCACTCGCCCAACGAAAAGTATGAGTTGAGTTCGTTCCACAAGGGCCAGCGCTCCTGGGCACGCATTCTGGACGCGCTGACGCGCTGA